The following proteins are co-located in the Chryseobacterium daecheongense genome:
- a CDS encoding BamA/TamA family outer membrane protein, which produces MGNTFKIYLTSLCASGFAAISLSCSNTKFLKEGQMLYTGGEVKIENDTISKKEKKELQAALEENLVPKPNSTILGLRPRLYFYNIAKEPKKEKGFNYWLKYKVGEKPVLLGDVDREFNKDIIVNYSENKGYFNAKATYDTISKNKKAKVIYTLRPGAQYLISNVKFQKDSTLVNREIQNLKDKSLLKNGNPFDLGVIKSERDRIDNGLKEKGFYYFHPDNIIVQADSTVAKNHKVELNVKLKDDTPELATQQFGIDKVIVFPNYNLQDVKQGKYSVPMNPDSLSKYVYDDIYVIDPQHKFKPKIFDRALYFKKGDLYNRTNHNLSLNRLISLGVFKFVKNEFIVSDSLQHKFDAYYLLTPREVQSLRLEALGRTNSASYAGSELNLNWTHRNFFKGAEQFKASVYGAFDVQMGGQQSEAKNMYRAGANVQLSIPRIVAPFRFNSSSAFVPRTNISLGYEFQNRTQYYTLNNFTASFGYVWKENARKEHDLKVIDITLVSPANVTPLYNSIATTPAQQRIVEKQLIFGPTYSYTYTNTMLPQTNTIYYKGTLDLAGNITGLLTGANAKKDKQKEIFGVPFSQYAKIENDFRFYHKFSEKTNFASRIIAGVAYPYGNSEFIPFSRQFFVGGSNSIRAFRARTLGPGSFDPRSLSQGFSFDQSGDIKLEVNAEYRANLYKFLNVAAFVDAGNVWLINSDPYRPGGKFSKDFLSEIAVGAGVGLRLDFSILILRLDLAMPIRVPYYEKGDRWTFNRINFGDSSWRKDNLVLNIAIGYPF; this is translated from the coding sequence GGACAAATGCTATACACCGGTGGTGAAGTAAAGATTGAAAATGATACCATCTCCAAAAAAGAGAAAAAAGAACTTCAGGCCGCTTTGGAAGAAAACCTGGTTCCCAAACCTAATTCAACCATTCTGGGCCTACGACCAAGGTTATATTTTTATAATATTGCCAAAGAACCTAAAAAAGAAAAAGGATTCAATTACTGGCTTAAATATAAGGTGGGTGAGAAACCCGTCTTATTAGGAGACGTTGACCGTGAATTCAATAAAGACATTATTGTTAATTACTCCGAGAATAAAGGATATTTTAATGCTAAAGCCACTTATGATACGATTTCCAAAAACAAAAAAGCAAAAGTCATTTATACATTAAGACCAGGAGCCCAATATCTGATCAGCAACGTAAAATTTCAAAAAGATTCTACTCTGGTTAATCGCGAAATTCAAAATTTAAAAGATAAAAGCTTACTGAAAAATGGAAATCCATTCGACCTTGGTGTTATTAAGTCGGAACGTGACAGGATTGATAACGGGTTGAAAGAAAAAGGATTTTATTATTTTCATCCTGACAATATTATTGTTCAGGCAGACAGTACAGTAGCCAAAAATCATAAGGTTGAGCTTAATGTAAAACTAAAAGATGATACACCTGAACTTGCAACACAACAGTTCGGTATCGATAAGGTTATTGTATTCCCCAATTATAATCTTCAGGATGTAAAGCAGGGAAAATACAGTGTCCCTATGAATCCGGATTCACTATCAAAATATGTTTATGATGATATCTACGTTATAGATCCGCAGCATAAATTCAAACCTAAGATCTTTGACAGAGCATTATATTTTAAAAAAGGAGATCTTTATAACCGGACAAATCATAACCTTTCATTAAACAGGCTGATTAGTTTAGGGGTTTTTAAGTTTGTGAAAAATGAGTTTATCGTTTCAGATTCTTTGCAACACAAATTTGATGCATATTACCTGTTAACACCTCGGGAAGTACAATCTTTACGCCTTGAGGCTTTAGGGAGAACCAATTCAGCAAGCTACGCGGGTAGTGAGCTCAACTTAAACTGGACCCACAGAAATTTTTTCAAAGGTGCTGAACAATTCAAAGCATCTGTATACGGAGCATTTGATGTACAGATGGGAGGACAACAATCTGAAGCTAAGAATATGTATCGTGCGGGAGCTAATGTACAGTTGTCAATTCCTAGGATTGTTGCTCCTTTCCGCTTTAATTCTTCGAGTGCTTTTGTTCCAAGAACAAATATCAGTTTAGGATATGAATTCCAGAACCGTACGCAATATTACACATTGAACAACTTTACAGCATCTTTCGGCTATGTATGGAAGGAAAATGCTCGCAAAGAACATGATCTGAAAGTGATTGATATTACGTTGGTTTCCCCTGCCAATGTAACTCCATTGTATAACTCTATTGCAACCACACCAGCACAACAAAGAATTGTAGAAAAGCAACTCATTTTCGGGCCTACATACTCCTATACTTATACCAATACCATGTTACCCCAAACCAATACTATCTATTATAAAGGTACACTGGACTTGGCAGGAAATATTACAGGCTTGCTGACAGGAGCTAATGCAAAAAAAGATAAACAAAAAGAAATTTTTGGAGTTCCATTCAGTCAATATGCAAAAATTGAAAATGATTTTAGATTTTACCATAAATTTTCAGAAAAAACTAATTTCGCATCAAGAATAATTGCCGGAGTTGCATATCCTTATGGGAACTCAGAATTCATCCCTTTTTCCAGACAGTTTTTTGTGGGAGGAAGTAACAGTATCAGAGCATTTAGAGCAAGAACATTAGGGCCGGGAAGTTTTGATCCAAGGTCCCTATCACAAGGATTTTCATTTGATCAATCAGGAGATATTAAACTAGAAGTAAATGCAGAATATAGAGCAAATTTATATAAATTTTTAAATGTTGCTGCTTTTGTGGATGCTGGAAATGTCTGGTTAATTAATAGTGACCCTTATAGACCAGGAGGAAAATTCTCCAAAGATTTTTTAAGCGAAATAGCTGTAGGTGCAGGAGTTGGTCTAAGACTTGATTTCTCTATTTTAATTTTAAGGCTCGATTTAGCAATGCCGATACGTGTTCCTTATTATGAAAAAGGGGACCGATGGACTTTTAACAGAATTAATTTCGGGGACAGCAGCTGGAGAAAAGATAATCTTGTATTAAATATAGCAATCGGATATCCATTTTAA